One Paroedura picta isolate Pp20150507F chromosome 16, Ppicta_v3.0, whole genome shotgun sequence genomic region harbors:
- the LOC143826446 gene encoding olfactory receptor 14A16-like — MFNSTAVSDFLLLEFSEIRELQLSHVSAFLMLYLATITGNALIISSVALDHHLHTPMYFFLLNLAVQDLGQVSVIAPKSMINSLLNTRHISYSGCVAQVFWFTFFITCDLCILTVMAYDRYVAICNPLHYEMIISRQACAEIIVGVWTAGFLYAGMHTIGTFTNHFCSNVVNQFFCEVPQVITLSCSDINPLEMSTIGTGVVLGLSCFVYIIVTYVHIFTTVLRLPSAKGRQKAFSTCIPHLIVCSTFMSTACVAYLKPASKTSSWLDFIVAVMYSLVAPMLNPVIYSMRNKEIKKAMSNIFQLRYFSRMI; from the coding sequence ATGTTCAACAGCACTGCTGTGTCTGATtttctgctcctggaattctcAGAGATCCGGGAACTGCAATTGTCCCACGTCAGTGCATTTCTGATGTTGTACCTGGCAACTATCACAGGGAACGCCCTTATCATTTCTTCAGTCGCCTTAGACCATCAcctgcacacccccatgtacttctttcTGTTGAACTTGGCTGTGCAGGACCTTGGCCAAGTATCAGTCATTGCCCCCAAATCCATGATCAATTCCCTCCTGAATACCAGGCACATTTCTTACTCGGGCTGTGTTGCTCAAGTCTTCTGGTTTACCTTTTTTATAACATGTGACTTGTGCATTCTGACCGTTATGGCATATGACCGGTATGTGGCCATTTGCAATCCTTTACACTATGAAATGATAATTAGTAGGCAGGCCTGTGCTGAAATTATTGTTGGTGTGTGGACTGCTGGTTTTCTGTATGCAGGGATGCACACCATTGGGACTTTCACCAACCATTTCTGCTCAAATGTTGTCAATCAGTTTTTTTGTGAAGTCCCACAAGTGATAACGTTGTCTTGTTCTGACATAAACCCCCTTGAAATGAGTACCATTGGGACAGGAGTTGTCCTTGGACTGAGCTGTTTTGTCTATATCATTGTAACTTatgtgcacattttcaccacgGTGTTaagattgccttctgcaaaggggaGGCAGAAGGCTTTCTCCACCTGCATCCCCCACCTCATTGTCTGCTCCACATTCATGTCTACTGCATGTGTGGCCTACCTGAAGCCTGCCTCTAAGACTTCATCTTGGTTAGATTTTATAGTTGCTGTGATGTATTCCCTGGTTGCACCTATGTTGAATCCAGTGATTTATAGTATGAGAAACAAGGAGATCAAAAAAGCCATGTCAAACATTTTCCAGTTGAGGTACTTTTCTAGAATGATATGA
- the LOC143826155 gene encoding olfactory receptor 14C36-like: MFNNTAVSDFLLLEFSEVWELKFLHISAFLMLYLATITGNVLIVSSVILDHHLHTPMYFFLLNLAVQDLGQVSVIAPKSMINSLLNTRHISYSGCVAQVFWFTFFITCDFCILTVMAYDRYVAICNPLHYEMVINRQACTEIIAGVWTVGFLYAGIHTMGTFTNHFCSNVVNQFFCEIPHMIKLSCSDINPLEMSTIGTGLVLGMSCFVYIVVTYVHIFTTVLRLPSAKGRQKAFSTCIPHLIVFSTFMFTGSVAYLKPASKISSWLDFISTLIYSLVPPLLNPVIYSMRNKEIKKAMSKVLRLRYFSRMI; encoded by the coding sequence ATGTTCAACAACACTGCTGTGTCTGATtttctgctcctggaattctcAGAGGTTTGGGAACTGAAGTTTCTCCACATCAGTGCATTTCTGATGTTGTACCTGGCAACTATCACAGGGAACGTCCTTATCGTTTCTTCAGTCATCTTAGACCATCACCTGCACACACCCATGTACTTCTTTCTGTTGAACTTGGCTGTGCAGGACCTTGGCCAAGTGTCAGTCATTGCCCCCAAATCCATGATCAATTCCCTCCTGAATACCAGGCACATTTCTTATTCTGGGTGTGTTGCTCAAGTCTTCTGGTTTACCTTTTTTATAACATGTGATTTCTGCATTCTGACAGTCATGGCATATGACCGGTATGTGGCCATTTGCAATCCTTTACACTATGAAATGGTAATTAATAGGCAGGCCTGCACTGAAATTATTGCTGGTGTGTGGACTGTTGGTTTTCTCTATGCTGGGATACACACCATGGGGACTTTCACCAACCATTTCTGCTCTAACGTTGTCAATCAGTTTTTTTGTGAAATCCCACACATGATAAAGTTGTCTTGTTCTGACATAAACCCCCTTGAAATGAGTACCATTGGGACAGGACTTGTCCTTGGTATGAGCTGTTTTGTCTATATCGTTGTAACTTatgtgcacattttcaccacgGTGTTaagattgccttctgcaaaggggaGGCAAAAAGCTTTCTCCACCTGCATCCCCCACCTCATTGTCTTCTCCACATTTATGTTTACTGGCAGTGTTGCCTACCTGAAGCCTGCCTCTAAGATTTCGTCTTGGTTAGATTTTATATCTACTCTGATCTATTCCCTGGTTCCACCTTTGTTGAACCCAGTGATTTATAGTATGAGAAACAAGGAGATCAAAAAAGCCATGTCAAAGGTTTTACGGTTGAGGTACTTTTCTAGAATGATATGA